CATAAAACCGTTCAAACTTGACGAGGTGGTCGACGCCCTCTCCGGAATTGGCGTTCAGGGCCTCACGGTGTCGGAAGTCAGCGGTTTCGGCCGACAAAAGGGCCACACCGAGGTCTATCGCGGAGCCGAATACACGACGAGCTTTGTTCCCAAGATCCGCATCGAGACTGTCGTGGCCGATGAAGTTGCGCCAAACGCGATCGAAGCCATCGCTTCCGTCGCGAAGACCGAAGCGATCGGCGACGGCAAGATCTTCACGCTTGATGTCTTGTCCGCGCTGCGAATCCGCACCGGCGAAACTGACGAAACCGCGCTTTGAGGGAGCCAGGCATGACCAGAATATCTGTAAGGTCGATCGTCGCAGTAAGCACTGCCGCATTTGTCGCAACGCCCGCTTTCGCCCTTCAGGCACCAGTCAAAACGGCTGAGCTCGCGGCGAACATCGCCAAGGGCGATACCGCATTCATGATCTTGGCCACTGTGCTTGTGATGGCGATGATCGTGCCCGGCCTCGCCCTGTTTTATGGCGGCCTTGCACGCACCAAGAACATGGCCTCGGTCCTCACGCAGGTCATGGGGGTAGCCGCGCTGACGATGATCATCTGGGTCACCTACGGCTATTCGATGGTTTTCGGCGATACGCATAACGCCTTCATCGCCGATTTCGGAAAGGCTTTCTTGCGGGGAGTTACCCCCGATTCAGGTGCTGCGACCTTCACCGA
This region of Tsuneonella aeria genomic DNA includes:
- a CDS encoding P-II family nitrogen regulator, whose translation is MKLIVAIIKPFKLDEVVDALSGIGVQGLTVSEVSGFGRQKGHTEVYRGAEYTTSFVPKIRIETVVADEVAPNAIEAIASVAKTEAIGDGKIFTLDVLSALRIRTGETDETAL